One genomic segment of Desulfocapsa sulfexigens DSM 10523 includes these proteins:
- a CDS encoding flavohemoglobin expression-modulating QEGLA motif protein has product MQTLSEKEIIRNIRRQEPFAAVITSGAFSIRVDRYTPAVCTAIHAGHAVQEELHDKLLLSETERRYEEDPFTGDMLASLPIVMEALDSRYQYDLNRLPEEAIYDEAWGKKVWKEPLTEKEKQASIARHDSYYRVLHSLLTVLEKLFARCIIYDLHSYNHKRLTAATPLFNIGTHFINMDEYQPVVNHLKGLLLKTEFPNIENRLALDDVFLGKGYQAAFIHEQHNKSLCIPLEIKKVYMDETTGESYPLILEAVTETLKQAFSYNAAYFSRKFTGKKIQRALFFAEESSRVVKKVDTALYRVAKGIDTLRYINPVNLSQERKRFFAKQCSYTPQFRYRQLKIDPFAFRKKLYAIGVDTIQDVSIRQLYRSTIDMLAQKVDLLTTIGTDSFLYNSLRFHGEPSEADIELARFLIAAPPIEKEKNPKLLSARECANVFKRAENDYGFSFQVELSSRIVARAMVSSGRRKVMINRNAQFTEVEIQALIHHELGVHMVTTSNARQQYLKIFRMGLPGNTETQEGLALLSEYLSGNLTLARLQSLAHRVMAVHMMVKNYDFPRTFKALSDDYGLSREDAFNLTVRVYRGGGFTKDYLYLTGLRKALQLYRSGTDLQPMFVGKTSIAFLDTLKEMLGRDVVSNPLHLPRAWQMKVQSSPILDYLLSSFG; this is encoded by the coding sequence ATGCAGACCTTGTCTGAAAAAGAGATCATTCGCAACATACGGCGTCAGGAACCCTTCGCAGCAGTTATTACCAGCGGAGCCTTCAGTATCAGGGTTGATCGTTATACCCCTGCAGTCTGTACCGCCATTCATGCAGGACATGCAGTGCAGGAGGAGCTTCACGACAAACTGCTCCTGAGTGAAACCGAAAGACGCTATGAGGAAGATCCTTTTACCGGTGACATGCTGGCTTCTCTACCCATCGTCATGGAGGCGCTTGACTCACGTTACCAGTATGATCTGAACAGATTGCCAGAGGAAGCCATCTATGATGAAGCCTGGGGTAAAAAGGTCTGGAAAGAGCCCCTCACAGAAAAGGAGAAACAGGCAAGCATTGCCAGGCATGACAGTTACTACAGGGTGCTTCATAGCCTTTTGACTGTTCTGGAAAAACTGTTTGCCCGCTGCATCATCTATGACCTGCACTCCTACAACCACAAACGCCTGACAGCTGCTACCCCGCTCTTCAACATAGGCACCCATTTCATAAATATGGATGAGTACCAACCGGTTGTGAATCATTTAAAGGGATTGCTCCTGAAAACAGAATTTCCAAATATCGAAAACCGGCTGGCCCTCGATGATGTTTTTTTGGGAAAGGGCTATCAGGCGGCCTTTATCCATGAGCAGCACAACAAGAGCCTCTGTATTCCCCTTGAAATCAAAAAAGTCTATATGGATGAGACCACGGGAGAGTCATACCCGCTTATCCTTGAAGCAGTTACTGAAACCCTGAAGCAGGCATTCAGCTACAATGCAGCCTATTTCAGCAGAAAATTTACCGGAAAAAAAATCCAGCGTGCCCTCTTCTTTGCCGAGGAAAGCAGCCGTGTAGTAAAAAAAGTTGATACGGCTCTCTATCGGGTGGCCAAGGGGATTGATACACTGCGTTACATTAATCCTGTAAATCTTAGCCAGGAACGGAAACGTTTTTTTGCTAAACAGTGTAGTTACACTCCACAATTTCGCTATCGACAACTGAAAATTGACCCCTTTGCTTTTCGCAAGAAGCTTTACGCCATTGGTGTGGATACTATTCAGGATGTCAGCATCCGCCAGCTCTATAGGAGCACTATCGACATGCTGGCCCAGAAAGTTGATCTTCTGACCACCATTGGAACAGACAGTTTCCTCTATAACTCTCTGCGGTTTCACGGAGAACCATCCGAGGCAGATATAGAACTGGCCCGTTTTCTTATTGCCGCCCCCCCTATCGAAAAAGAAAAAAATCCTAAACTGCTGAGCGCCAGAGAATGTGCAAATGTATTTAAGCGAGCTGAAAACGATTACGGCTTTAGCTTTCAGGTGGAACTGAGTAGTCGCATCGTGGCCAGAGCGATGGTTTCCAGTGGCCGCCGTAAAGTTATGATCAATCGCAACGCCCAGTTCACAGAAGTTGAGATTCAGGCGCTTATTCACCATGAATTAGGGGTACATATGGTGACCACCAGCAACGCCAGGCAACAGTATTTGAAAATCTTCAGGATGGGCCTGCCAGGGAACACCGAGACACAGGAGGGTCTGGCACTCCTCAGCGAATATCTGTCAGGCAACCTGACTCTTGCCCGTTTACAATCACTGGCCCACCGGGTAATGGCGGTGCACATGATGGTCAAAAACTATGATTTCCCAAGAACTTTTAAGGCCCTCAGCGATGACTACGGTCTCTCCCGGGAGGATGCCTTTAATCTGACGGTACGGGTATATCGTGGAGGGGGATTTACCAAGGATTATCTCTACCTCACAGGTCTGCGTAAGGCTCTGCAGCTCTATCGCTCCGGAACGGACCTACAACCCATGTTTGTGGGGAAGACTTCCATTGCCTTCCTCGACACCTTAAAAGAAATGCTTGGCCGGGATGTGGTATCCAACCCCCTGCATCTCCCCAGGGCCTGGCAGATGAAAGTACAGAGCAGTCCGATTCTGGACTATCTGCTAAGTTCTTTTGGATAA
- the speB gene encoding agmatinase, with translation MKFADMPDQYRDYASSKVVILPIPYDGTSTWMKGADRGPQAILDASFHLELYDIETGTEVYRHGICTLDPVSCPKDPGEMVAELRQHALPLFRDNKLVVGLGGEHSITVGLLQAAQARYPNLSVLQLDAHTDLRDSYMGSPYNHACVMARANEICPVVQVGIRSMDIEEMDSIEPDRLVLAHDLHRHGINAATNALDQLTDTVYLTIDLDVLDPSCMPSTGTPEPGGIDWYMLNQIIQYVASEKKIVGMDVVELLPRKHNQAPDFLAAKLIYRSLSMILTDSLNP, from the coding sequence ATGAAATTTGCGGATATGCCCGATCAATATAGAGACTATGCTTCCTCAAAGGTGGTGATTCTGCCCATACCCTACGATGGTACTTCAACCTGGATGAAGGGTGCTGATCGCGGGCCGCAGGCCATATTGGATGCCTCCTTTCATCTGGAACTATACGATATAGAAACTGGAACGGAGGTATACCGTCATGGTATCTGTACTCTGGATCCAGTTTCCTGTCCAAAGGATCCAGGAGAAATGGTTGCAGAACTTCGGCAGCATGCCCTGCCCCTCTTCCGCGACAACAAACTTGTGGTGGGGCTTGGCGGAGAGCATTCCATCACTGTCGGCCTGCTCCAGGCGGCACAGGCCCGCTATCCGAATTTGAGTGTCCTCCAGCTTGATGCCCATACGGATCTGCGTGACAGTTATATGGGAAGCCCCTATAACCATGCCTGCGTTATGGCTAGAGCCAATGAAATCTGCCCGGTTGTACAGGTGGGAATCCGCAGCATGGATATTGAGGAGATGGACAGTATCGAGCCAGACCGCCTGGTGCTTGCCCATGACCTGCATCGACACGGCATCAATGCTGCAACCAATGCTCTGGATCAGCTCACTGACACAGTTTATCTCACCATTGACCTTGATGTCCTTGATCCTTCCTGTATGCCATCCACCGGAACTCCGGAGCCAGGAGGAATTGACTGGTACATGCTGAACCAGATTATCCAGTACGTGGCCAGTGAAAAGAAAATAGTAGGCATGGATGTCGTAGAACTATTACCTCGCAAACATAATCAGGCCCCAGATTTCCTTGCTGCCAAACTTATTTACCGCTCTCTGAGTATGATCCTCACTGATTCTCTGAACCCATAG
- the speA gene encoding biosynthetic arginine decarboxylase, with protein MRNTQHQPSQQRSCTPYNVESWGNGYFTANEKGHLCVLPEKKEIGPRIDFMEVIKEIQEQGIPFPTVIRFHDILRAQVQLLNITFANTITEHGYQGRFYGVYPIKVNQMREVVEEIIDAGGPFDHGLEAGSKSELLACLAYNDNSNSLTILNGYKDEDYIRLALLGRKLGRKIIIVVESFSEFEMIIRLSKEMQADPLIGIRTKLSVKGRGRWAGSSGDRAKFGLTCSEIVEGVELLQRNGMTNCLKLLHFHVGSQIPDIRIVKEAVTEAGRIYANLAQSGIIIDYFDVGGGLGIDYDGSKSTGDSSRNYTLAEYSADIVSGLQQICDEMNVPHPHIVSESGRYITAHHSCVVTNVINTIHQASNPCKTTVKEDEHVLLGNMRESAEHLKLENCQEIFNDIQQIKEDTIAAFRLGVICLVERAKIETLYWLIINRIDTMLADLDFIPEEMQQIKELKASQYLCNFSVFQSAADTWAISQILPIMPLLRLDEEPSERCSLADITCDSDGKITRFIAKDGYDQSLLLHTLQPDEDYFIGLFLTGAYQDVMGDMHNLFGRLNEVHIYCDDDDPNDFYIEEVIRGTSSQQVLATMQYSPEIMARSIKTQIDLQIKQGTVLPREGVGLIDFYESCLQGYTYLNI; from the coding sequence ATGCGTAACACACAACACCAACCGTCTCAACAGAGAAGCTGTACTCCCTATAATGTCGAATCCTGGGGCAACGGCTATTTTACTGCCAACGAGAAAGGGCACCTCTGCGTCCTTCCTGAAAAAAAGGAAATCGGTCCCAGAATCGACTTTATGGAGGTCATCAAAGAGATACAGGAACAGGGAATTCCTTTTCCCACCGTTATACGCTTCCATGACATCCTTCGGGCTCAGGTTCAGCTCCTCAATATCACCTTTGCTAATACAATTACAGAGCATGGTTACCAGGGAAGATTTTATGGAGTGTATCCCATAAAGGTCAATCAGATGCGGGAGGTTGTTGAGGAAATCATTGATGCGGGCGGTCCCTTTGACCACGGTCTGGAGGCTGGATCAAAATCAGAGCTCCTGGCCTGTCTCGCCTATAATGACAACAGTAATTCTCTCACCATCTTAAACGGCTACAAGGACGAGGATTATATCCGACTCGCCCTGCTCGGCCGCAAGCTTGGACGAAAGATCATCATTGTTGTTGAAAGTTTTTCTGAGTTTGAGATGATTATTCGCCTTTCCAAGGAGATGCAGGCTGACCCGCTCATTGGGATCCGAACCAAGCTTTCAGTCAAAGGACGGGGACGCTGGGCCGGATCCAGCGGTGACCGTGCCAAATTCGGTCTCACCTGCAGCGAAATCGTTGAAGGAGTAGAGCTTCTGCAGCGAAACGGCATGACCAACTGTCTCAAACTCCTCCACTTTCATGTGGGCAGCCAGATCCCCGATATTCGCATCGTAAAAGAGGCAGTCACCGAGGCAGGACGCATCTATGCCAACCTTGCCCAGAGTGGGATCATAATCGACTATTTTGATGTGGGTGGCGGACTCGGTATTGATTATGATGGCAGCAAATCAACGGGCGACTCTTCACGAAACTATACCCTGGCAGAATACTCTGCAGATATTGTCAGCGGCCTGCAGCAGATCTGTGACGAGATGAATGTTCCCCACCCCCATATTGTCAGTGAAAGTGGCCGGTATATCACAGCCCATCACTCCTGTGTTGTCACCAATGTGATTAACACCATCCATCAGGCCAGCAATCCGTGCAAAACAACCGTTAAAGAAGATGAACATGTCCTTCTTGGTAATATGCGGGAATCAGCAGAGCACCTCAAGCTTGAGAACTGTCAGGAAATTTTCAATGACATTCAACAGATTAAAGAGGATACCATTGCCGCCTTCCGCCTCGGAGTCATCTGCCTGGTGGAACGGGCCAAAATAGAAACTCTCTACTGGCTGATTATTAACCGCATTGACACTATGCTTGCTGATCTCGATTTCATCCCCGAGGAAATGCAGCAGATAAAAGAACTCAAGGCCAGTCAGTACCTCTGCAACTTCTCCGTGTTCCAGTCTGCGGCTGACACCTGGGCCATCAGCCAGATCCTGCCCATTATGCCGCTGCTTCGCCTCGATGAAGAACCCAGTGAACGCTGCTCCCTTGCCGACATCACCTGTGATTCAGATGGAAAAATTACCCGCTTTATTGCCAAAGACGGGTATGATCAGAGTCTGCTCCTTCATACCCTGCAGCCAGACGAGGATTACTTTATCGGTCTTTTTCTCACCGGGGCCTATCAGGATGTTATGGGTGATATGCATAACCTCTTTGGCCGCCTTAACGAGGTACATATCTACTGCGACGACGACGATCCCAACGACTTTTACATTGAAGAGGTGATCAGAGGAACATCGTCCCAGCAGGTTCTTGCCACCATGCAGTACAGCCCTGAAATCATGGCCAGATCTATCAAGACACAGATAGATCTGCAGATTAAACAGGGAACAGTGCTTCCACGGGAAGGTGTTGGCCTGATTGATTTTTACGAAAGCTGTCTCCAGGGTTACACATACCTGAATATTTAA
- a CDS encoding saccharopine dehydrogenase family protein, whose amino-acid sequence MSRVLIIGAGGVGSVVVHKCCQVPEIFSEIMLASRTREKCDAIAAQLPIAIQTARVDADQVEELVALMQSFKPDLCINVALPYQDLTIMDACLECGVNYLDTANYEPRDEAKFEYHWQWAYQERFKEAGLMALLGSGFDPGVTNVFTAWALKTQFDEIRELDIIDCNAGDHGQPFATNFNPEINIREVTAPARHWEDEQWVETPALSTSKDFDFPEGIGPRKIYLMYHEELESLTRHIPGLEKARFWMTFSDNYLRHLEVLQNIGMTSIEPVEYNGQQIIPLQFLKALLPDPGSLGPLTHGRTCIGCLIKGIKDGREKEYYVYNICDHQQCYEEVGAQAVSYTTGVPAMIGAMLMLSGVWSGHGVFNMEQLDPAPFMEKLNLHGLPWKEVIS is encoded by the coding sequence ATGTCACGAGTACTTATTATCGGGGCCGGCGGAGTCGGTTCGGTTGTTGTCCACAAATGCTGCCAGGTGCCTGAGATATTCTCTGAAATCATGCTGGCTTCCCGTACCAGAGAAAAGTGCGACGCCATCGCGGCCCAGCTGCCCATAGCCATCCAGACCGCCAGGGTAGATGCGGATCAGGTAGAAGAGCTGGTAGCCCTGATGCAGAGCTTCAAACCGGATTTATGTATAAATGTTGCTCTCCCCTACCAGGATCTTACCATCATGGATGCCTGCCTGGAGTGTGGTGTCAATTACCTTGATACGGCCAACTACGAACCACGCGATGAAGCAAAATTCGAATATCACTGGCAGTGGGCCTACCAGGAGCGTTTCAAGGAGGCTGGACTCATGGCTCTGCTTGGTTCCGGATTTGATCCCGGTGTCACCAATGTATTTACCGCCTGGGCCCTGAAAACCCAGTTTGATGAAATCCGGGAACTTGACATCATTGACTGTAATGCCGGAGATCATGGCCAGCCCTTCGCTACCAATTTTAATCCCGAGATCAATATCCGTGAGGTCACAGCCCCGGCCCGGCACTGGGAAGATGAGCAATGGGTGGAAACTCCTGCCCTGTCAACGAGCAAAGATTTTGACTTTCCCGAAGGGATCGGTCCGCGGAAGATCTACCTAATGTACCACGAAGAACTGGAGTCCCTGACCAGACATATTCCCGGTCTGGAAAAAGCACGTTTCTGGATGACCTTTTCCGACAACTACCTCCGTCATCTTGAAGTGCTTCAGAACATTGGAATGACCAGTATAGAACCCGTGGAATACAATGGACAGCAGATCATCCCTCTGCAATTTCTGAAAGCACTCCTGCCCGATCCCGGCTCTCTTGGCCCCCTCACCCATGGACGCACCTGCATAGGCTGTCTGATCAAAGGAATAAAGGATGGACGGGAAAAGGAGTACTATGTCTACAACATCTGCGACCATCAGCAGTGCTATGAAGAGGTTGGAGCACAGGCTGTTTCCTATACCACCGGCGTCCCGGCCATGATTGGGGCCATGCTTATGCTCAGCGGAGTCTGGAGCGGACACGGGGTTTTTAACATGGAACAACTCGACCCTGCACCTTTTATGGAGAAGTTGAACCTGCATGGTCTGCCATGGAAAGAAGTTATCTCCTGA
- the nspC gene encoding carboxynorspermidine decarboxylase, whose protein sequence is MERSYLLNFDPEQVNTPCFVVDESALLRNLKILDEVQQQTECRILLALKGFAMPGVFPLVRKYLHGVCASSPHEARLGREDFQREVHSHGPAFSDRDLTEHLLYCDHLVFNSFQQWHRFQKQVRECPRDISCGLRVNPAHSETAVALYDPCRPGSRLGILREQFSGKDLTGISGLHLHTLCEKGADALARTAEVFEEQFGEFLPRMQWLNLGGGHLITAPGYDTGLLCEVINHFRSRHDLTIYLEPGEAIAINTGALITTVLDIIDNDGPIAILDTSVSCHMPDVLEMPYRPDIRGASLPDTLAHNYRLGGVSCLAGDMLGDYSFAAPLQVGDRLIIEDMSHYTMVKTNTFNGVRLPDIALYRPERKAVETLRSFTYEDYRNRLG, encoded by the coding sequence ATGGAAAGAAGTTATCTCCTGAATTTCGACCCGGAGCAGGTGAATACCCCCTGCTTTGTGGTCGATGAATCGGCACTCCTTCGCAATCTCAAAATCCTGGATGAGGTGCAGCAGCAAACAGAGTGCCGGATCCTCCTGGCTCTTAAGGGATTTGCCATGCCCGGCGTTTTCCCTCTTGTTCGTAAATATCTGCACGGGGTCTGTGCCAGTTCTCCCCACGAAGCAAGACTTGGAAGAGAGGATTTTCAGCGGGAAGTACACAGTCACGGTCCTGCCTTCAGCGACAGGGATCTGACCGAGCATCTGCTCTACTGTGATCATCTGGTCTTTAACAGCTTTCAGCAGTGGCACCGTTTCCAGAAACAGGTCAGGGAATGTCCGAGAGATATCTCCTGCGGTCTGCGGGTTAACCCCGCTCACTCCGAAACTGCGGTCGCCCTGTATGATCCCTGCCGCCCTGGCTCCCGCCTCGGTATTTTGCGGGAACAGTTTAGTGGAAAGGATCTTACTGGAATCAGTGGTCTCCACCTCCACACTCTCTGTGAAAAGGGAGCAGACGCACTGGCTCGAACGGCAGAGGTCTTTGAAGAGCAATTCGGGGAATTTTTACCTCGCATGCAGTGGCTCAATCTGGGAGGCGGTCATCTTATCACGGCTCCTGGCTATGACACTGGTCTCCTTTGTGAAGTCATCAACCATTTCCGCTCCCGCCATGATCTGACCATTTATCTGGAACCAGGTGAGGCCATAGCCATCAACACCGGAGCACTTATCACTACTGTCCTTGATATAATTGACAATGATGGTCCCATAGCTATCCTTGACACCTCGGTCTCCTGTCATATGCCAGATGTCCTGGAAATGCCCTACCGGCCTGATATCAGGGGGGCCTCCCTGCCCGATACTCTGGCCCACAACTACCGTTTGGGAGGAGTCTCCTGTCTGGCTGGAGATATGCTTGGAGATTACTCCTTTGCTGCCCCATTGCAGGTTGGTGACCGCCTTATCATCGAAGACATGAGCCACTACACCATGGTCAAGACCAACACCTTTAACGGAGTTCGCCTGCCGGATATCGCACTGTACAGGCCAGAAAGGAAGGCAGTAGAGACCCTCCGCAGCTTTACTTATGAAGACTACCGGAATCGTCTTGGGTAA
- a CDS encoding citrate/2-methylcitrate synthase has product MKKTCSPPESKPTDAGLADTVACDSDICFIDGKEGRLVYRGYDALELAEKSSFEEVAYLLWYGCLPRETEFNAFLDGLRASMALPTETVMILRMFPKTATPMEVIRTAVSSLGHWDPDSGNTGLSASLRKAQRLTLRIPLLIAAHQRLREGLEPIQPIPGHGIAYNFLYTLQGKAPDPLVEQAFDTALILHADHELNASTFAARVTAATLSDIYSSVTSAIGALKGPLHGGANMEVMQLIEEIGRPELAEKIILEKLANKIKIPGFGHRVYRCEDPRVNMIRELVRSLSSAMGDSNNFAITQEIERVVLEQTKVFPNVDLYTASLYSAMGLPPELFTPIFAISRTVGWTSHIMEQWGNNRLIRPRAEYIGPTDLHYVSIEERSR; this is encoded by the coding sequence ATGAAAAAAACATGCTCACCCCCAGAGTCAAAACCCACCGACGCAGGACTTGCCGACACGGTCGCCTGCGATTCAGATATCTGTTTTATTGATGGAAAGGAAGGACGACTTGTCTACCGTGGATATGACGCCCTGGAGCTTGCAGAGAAGAGCAGCTTTGAAGAGGTTGCCTATCTACTCTGGTATGGTTGCCTGCCAAGAGAGACTGAATTTAATGCCTTTCTCGACGGCCTTCGTGCTTCCATGGCATTACCCACGGAAACCGTCATGATCCTGCGAATGTTTCCCAAAACAGCGACCCCCATGGAGGTCATCCGCACAGCAGTATCTTCCCTCGGCCACTGGGATCCGGACAGCGGCAATACGGGACTGTCCGCTTCTCTTCGCAAGGCACAGCGTCTCACCCTCCGTATCCCTCTGCTTATTGCTGCCCATCAACGGCTGCGGGAAGGACTGGAGCCAATCCAGCCCATACCGGGGCATGGTATCGCCTACAATTTCCTCTATACTCTACAGGGGAAAGCTCCGGATCCACTGGTAGAACAAGCCTTTGATACTGCCCTTATTCTTCACGCCGACCACGAACTGAACGCATCAACCTTTGCCGCCCGGGTGACAGCGGCAACACTCTCGGACATCTACTCATCGGTAACCTCCGCCATCGGTGCCCTCAAAGGACCGCTCCATGGTGGTGCCAATATGGAGGTAATGCAGCTTATTGAAGAAATCGGCAGACCTGAACTGGCTGAAAAAATCATCCTTGAAAAACTTGCAAACAAGATCAAGATTCCTGGATTTGGTCACAGGGTATACCGTTGCGAAGATCCACGAGTGAACATGATCAGAGAGCTGGTACGCAGCCTGAGCAGTGCCATGGGCGATAGCAACAACTTTGCCATAACACAGGAAATAGAAAGGGTAGTCCTTGAACAGACCAAAGTGTTCCCCAATGTGGATCTTTACACCGCCTCACTTTACAGTGCCATGGGCCTGCCTCCTGAACTCTTCACTCCGATTTTCGCCATCAGCAGAACCGTTGGCTGGACATCACACATCATGGAACAGTGGGGAAACAACCGCCTTATTCGACCACGGGCAGAATACATCGGCCCCACGGATCTTCACTACGTAAGTATAGAAGAACGCTCCAGATAG
- a CDS encoding RimK family protein, which translates to MNSVLIIIDSLDLWEPYYHSDSVITAIQYLQREELSQDPHLVINLCSDLSYNSEGYYCSLLAQARDHKVIPKVETLNKFDNSITMKLDSAMSRLLRFDKSALFEKECDCSHHLDLFFGKCEDPKYERLGRFFFDLYPCPLMRVSFSGPQRAEICNIRLLSLTELDDRQQDLFAGSLDLFNKKVWRQPRSKKPARYDLAIFYDPEELLPPSNKSALKLFLNEARKMNVNAELLTADDASRLMEFDALFIRQTTAVNHITYQLAQKAQQADMVVIDDPASIVCCTNKVYLKELMDRSAIPAPRSILLFREKIPSYEEVSEYLGRTMVMKIPDGSFSIGVSLVSSDKEYIALQEALFQHSSVLLIQEFMPTEFDWRIGVLNGECIYACKYYMARGHWQIYQHKASGLTKSGKSETVPVHQVPSQVTRIAKKVSAAIGKGLYGVDIKDVDGQAVVIEVNDNPSIDHGVEDKILGSELYRIILREFIARLNKKRRA; encoded by the coding sequence ATGAACTCTGTACTTATAATAATTGATTCTCTGGATCTGTGGGAGCCCTACTATCACAGCGACAGTGTTATTACAGCCATTCAGTATCTGCAACGTGAAGAATTAAGTCAGGATCCTCATCTGGTAATCAATCTCTGTTCAGATCTCTCCTATAACTCTGAGGGCTATTACTGTTCCTTGCTGGCTCAGGCAAGAGACCATAAAGTCATCCCGAAAGTTGAAACTTTGAACAAGTTCGACAACAGCATCACCATGAAGCTCGATAGTGCAATGAGCCGCCTTCTCAGATTTGACAAGTCTGCTCTTTTTGAAAAAGAGTGTGACTGTAGTCATCATCTGGATCTGTTTTTTGGGAAGTGTGAAGATCCAAAGTACGAACGTCTTGGTCGTTTCTTCTTTGATCTATATCCCTGTCCACTTATGCGGGTAAGCTTCAGTGGACCGCAACGAGCGGAGATCTGTAATATTCGTTTGCTGTCACTCACCGAACTTGATGACCGTCAGCAGGATCTTTTTGCAGGCAGTCTGGATTTATTCAACAAAAAGGTATGGCGGCAGCCACGCAGTAAAAAACCGGCCCGCTATGATCTGGCAATCTTTTATGACCCGGAAGAACTCCTTCCACCAAGTAACAAAAGTGCCCTCAAGCTCTTTTTAAATGAAGCCAGAAAAATGAATGTGAATGCTGAGCTGCTCACCGCAGATGATGCTTCACGCCTAATGGAATTCGACGCACTCTTTATCCGCCAGACAACTGCGGTGAACCACATCACCTATCAACTGGCGCAAAAGGCACAGCAGGCTGACATGGTAGTCATAGATGATCCAGCCTCCATTGTCTGCTGCACCAATAAGGTCTACCTCAAAGAACTTATGGACAGATCTGCCATACCAGCACCCAGATCGATTCTCCTGTTCAGGGAAAAAATTCCATCCTATGAGGAAGTCTCTGAATACCTCGGACGGACGATGGTCATGAAGATTCCGGATGGTTCTTTTTCCATCGGTGTTTCCCTGGTTTCTTCAGATAAGGAATACATCGCCCTGCAGGAAGCACTTTTTCAGCACTCTTCGGTTTTACTTATACAGGAATTTATGCCCACGGAGTTTGACTGGAGAATCGGTGTATTAAATGGCGAGTGTATCTACGCCTGTAAATATTACATGGCCCGCGGCCACTGGCAGATTTATCAGCATAAGGCAAGTGGTCTCACAAAATCCGGCAAAAGTGAGACCGTTCCTGTTCACCAGGTACCATCCCAGGTCACCCGTATTGCCAAAAAAGTGTCCGCAGCCATTGGCAAAGGATTGTACGGGGTTGACATAAAAGATGTCGATGGCCAGGCAGTGGTGATCGAGGTTAACGATAATCCCTCCATTGATCACGGCGTCGAAGACAAGATTCTTGGCAGTGAACTGTACCGGATAATTCTGCGTGAGTTTATTGCCCGTTTGAACAAAAAAAGAAGGGCCTGA
- a CDS encoding GNAT family N-acetyltransferase, with protein MTRIMAVTKEDIPGLCLLEEQLFTCDRISPRQFSYLISKANSVVIKAVCSEIFAGYMVLLRRRNSRRMRIYSLGVAPSVRRLGVAAEMLAFAEDIAAKHNCNCLSLEVSKHNDAALRFYKNAGFLYYGEKQKFYEDGTTALLLKKNIPERETQP; from the coding sequence ATGACCAGGATTATGGCAGTTACCAAAGAAGATATCCCCGGGCTCTGCCTCCTCGAGGAACAACTTTTTACCTGTGATCGGATATCTCCCAGGCAATTCAGTTATCTGATTTCCAAAGCAAACAGTGTTGTTATCAAGGCAGTCTGTTCCGAAATATTTGCAGGGTACATGGTGCTGCTGAGGCGCAGAAATAGCCGGAGGATGCGGATCTATTCACTCGGGGTCGCCCCATCTGTGAGACGACTGGGTGTTGCAGCTGAGATGCTTGCATTTGCAGAAGATATTGCTGCAAAACATAACTGTAATTGTCTGAGTCTCGAGGTTTCCAAACATAACGATGCCGCCCTGAGATTCTACAAAAATGCTGGTTTTCTCTACTATGGTGAAAAACAGAAGTTTTACGAAGACGGAACCACTGCCCTGCTGTTAAAAAAAAACATACCTGAAAGAGAAACACAACCATGA